The proteins below are encoded in one region of Halanaerobiales bacterium:
- the murF gene encoding UDP-N-acetylmuramoyl-tripeptide--D-alanyl-D-alanine ligase: MEELSIKKIREAVGGKIVQGNPEAKIKNVCIDSRILKEEDLFIAIIGERFDGHSFIEEAVNKGAKAVIVDRSIKPYPNLSIIRVKDTTKALQDLAHFNRMRYKNLKVIGVTGSVGKTTTKDMLAWVLKQKYKVLKSEGNYNNQYGLPLSLLSLKGDEDIAVLEMAMSNIGEIKELAEIAKPEIGVVTNVGQAHLKNLDNVANVAEAKKELIEGLPEKGLAVLNYDNYHVRKMDSAFKGKKIIYYGLKSKADIYASNIQHDNQNKNLKFDLFYNGEQKSIVINKPGEHNIYNALAAISIAREFNVDWELIQESFKNLDFSSLRLDIREKEDFTVINDSYNANPLSMKAAIDVLKDISSKRSIAVLGDMLELGPKKEEAHYKVGKYLTEKNIDILITVGELAEIIANGAEENMDEEKIYRVKNNKMAYDILKDMIKSDDCILIKGSRKMKMEEIVDWILD; the protein is encoded by the coding sequence ATGGAAGAATTATCAATAAAAAAAATCAGAGAAGCAGTTGGAGGAAAAATTGTACAGGGAAATCCAGAAGCTAAAATCAAGAATGTATGTATAGATAGTCGAATTTTAAAAGAAGAAGATTTATTTATTGCTATTATAGGTGAAAGATTTGATGGTCACTCTTTTATCGAAGAAGCTGTAAATAAAGGAGCTAAAGCTGTAATAGTAGATAGAAGTATAAAACCCTATCCAAACCTCTCAATTATCAGGGTAAAGGATACTACCAAAGCTCTTCAGGACCTTGCTCATTTTAATAGAATGCGTTATAAAAATTTAAAAGTAATTGGAGTAACAGGTAGTGTAGGGAAAACAACTACAAAAGATATGTTAGCCTGGGTTTTAAAGCAAAAATATAAAGTATTAAAATCTGAAGGTAATTACAATAATCAATATGGTTTACCATTATCTTTATTATCTCTAAAAGGAGATGAAGATATAGCTGTTCTAGAAATGGCTATGAGTAATATAGGAGAAATAAAAGAGCTTGCCGAAATTGCTAAACCAGAAATAGGTGTAGTTACCAATGTCGGCCAGGCTCATCTTAAAAACTTAGATAATGTCGCTAATGTAGCTGAAGCCAAAAAAGAATTAATTGAAGGTTTGCCTGAAAAGGGTTTAGCAGTATTAAATTATGATAATTATCATGTAAGAAAAATGGATAGTGCTTTTAAAGGAAAAAAAATCATATATTATGGTTTGAAATCAAAAGCAGATATTTATGCAAGTAACATTCAACATGATAATCAAAACAAAAATTTAAAATTTGATTTGTTTTATAATGGTGAGCAAAAAAGTATAGTTATCAATAAACCTGGGGAACATAATATCTATAATGCCCTGGCCGCTATATCTATTGCCAGAGAATTTAATGTTGATTGGGAATTAATACAAGAGAGTTTTAAAAATTTGGATTTTTCTTCATTAAGGTTGGATATAAGAGAAAAAGAAGATTTTACAGTAATTAATGATAGTTATAATGCAAATCCACTTTCAATGAAGGCAGCGATTGATGTATTAAAAGATATCTCTAGTAAAAGAAGTATCGCTGTTTTAGGAGATATGCTGGAATTGGGTCCTAAAAAAGAGGAAGCTCATTACAAAGTGGGTAAATATTTAACAGAGAAAAATATTGATATTCTTATTACTGTTGGTGAATTAGCAGAAATAATTGCTAATGGAGCAGAAGAAAATATGGATGAAGAAAAAATATATAGAGTTAAAAATAATAAAATGGCTTATGATATATTAAAAGATATGATAAAATCAGATGATTGTATATTAATTAAAGGCTCACGAAAAATGAAGATGGAAGAAATTGTTGATTGGATTTTAGATTAG
- the mraY gene encoding phospho-N-acetylmuramoyl-pentapeptide-transferase has translation MNYFAAISIPFFLILFSGKWMINFLKKINFGQQIRKEGPQSHLQKEGIPTMGGILILIGIISSIIFLEINYNLIIALVTTLGMGLIGFLDDYLKIKKGRSLGLTALAKIIGQFGFGLLISLYVYFSTEISNSLLIPFTGDSLELGILIIPLIIFTVVGTANAVNLTDGLDGLASSITAVVAASYAFIVYGLYFEQLTLFSLSIVGACLGFIWYNSHPAEVFMGDIGSLGLGGAIAALAVLTRTELFLLIIGGVYVIETISVILQVLYFKATNGKRIFKMTPIHHHFELKGWEEPKVVFRFLLIGIIFSIVGLYSFYLI, from the coding sequence ATGAATTACTTTGCAGCAATAAGTATACCATTTTTTCTAATTCTATTTAGCGGTAAATGGATGATAAACTTCCTAAAAAAAATAAATTTTGGTCAACAGATTAGAAAAGAAGGGCCACAATCACATTTGCAAAAAGAGGGGATTCCTACTATGGGAGGGATTCTCATTCTTATTGGTATAATTAGCTCAATTATATTTTTAGAAATCAATTATAATTTAATTATTGCATTAGTTACTACTTTAGGAATGGGATTAATAGGGTTTTTAGATGATTATCTAAAAATAAAAAAAGGAAGATCACTGGGTTTAACTGCTCTGGCTAAAATTATTGGCCAATTTGGATTCGGATTATTAATTTCTTTATATGTTTATTTTTCAACAGAAATATCTAATTCATTATTAATTCCTTTTACTGGTGATAGTTTAGAACTGGGGATTTTAATAATTCCATTAATAATTTTCACAGTAGTTGGTACTGCTAATGCTGTAAATTTAACTGATGGTTTAGATGGTTTAGCATCAAGTATAACTGCAGTAGTAGCTGCTTCATATGCATTTATAGTCTATGGTCTTTATTTTGAACAATTAACTTTATTTTCTTTAAGTATTGTGGGAGCCTGTCTGGGGTTTATTTGGTATAATAGTCATCCAGCTGAAGTTTTTATGGGAGATATAGGTTCTTTAGGACTTGGAGGAGCGATTGCGGCATTGGCTGTATTAACTAGAACTGAATTATTTTTATTGATTATTGGAGGAGTTTATGTAATAGAGACTATCTCAGTCATTTTACAGGTGCTATATTTTAAAGCTACTAATGGCAAAAGAATTTTCAAAATGACACCAATTCATCATCATTTTGAATTAAAGGGCTGGGAAGAGCCCAAAGTAGTTTTCAGGTTTTTATTGATTGGAATTATTTTTTCTATAGTTGGACTGTATAGTTTTTATTTAATTTAG